The following coding sequences are from one Dermacentor silvarum isolate Dsil-2018 chromosome 4, BIME_Dsil_1.4, whole genome shotgun sequence window:
- the LOC119450310 gene encoding troponin I-like isoform X2, which produces MGDTDADRRRKDAEDAHRRLKEEEKRKMEEKERKKAEVRKRLEEAAKAKKAGGKRGFMTPERKKKLRNLLRKKAAEELKKEQERKAGERRKIIAERVGQPKPLDGANEAALQAICKEYYQRLCKLESEKYDTEYLVRQKDYEINELTIQVNDLRGKFVKPALKKVSKFDKLKMVAKSTSEVDFRSNLKSVKKETFKLDEGKETEKKPEWALGSKKENEE; this is translated from the exons ATGGGAGAC ACCGACGCCGATCGCAGGAGGAAGGACGCCGAGGATGCCCACAGGCGACTCAAGGAA GAGGAGAAGAGAAAGATGGAGGAGAAGGAGAGGAAAAAGGCCGAGGTGCGCAAGCGTCTCGAGGAGGCGGCGAAGGCGAAGAAGGCTGGAGGAAAACGCGGCTTCATGACACCGGAACGCAAGAAGAAGCTCAGG AATCTTCTGAGGAAGAAAGCCGCTGAGGAATTGAAGAAGGAGCAGGAGCGCAAAGCCGGGGAACGCAGGAAGATCATCGCCGAGCGCGTTGGCCAGCCCAAACCTCTGGATGGCGCCAACGAAG CTGCACTACAGGCCATCTGCAAAGAATACTACCAGCGATTGTGCAAGCTGGAAAGTGAAAAGTACGACACTGAGTACTTGGTCAGGCAGAAAGACTACGAG ATCAACGAGTTGACCATCCAGGTGAACGATCTTCGTGGCAAGTT CGTGAAGCCGGCCCTCAAGAAGGTTTCCAA GTTCGACAAGCTCAAAATGGTCGCCAAGAGTACCTCGGAGGTTGACTTCAGGTCGAACCTTAAGTCAGTCAAGAAAGAAACCTTCAAGCTTGATGAGGGCAAGGAGACG GAAAAGAAACCAGAATGGGCCCTCGGATCCAAGAAGGAGAACGAGGAATAA
- the LOC119450310 gene encoding troponin I-like isoform X3, which translates to MGDTDADRRRKDAEDAHRRLKEEEKRKMEEKERKKAEVRKRLEEAAKAKKAGGKRGFMTPERKKKLRNLLRKKAAEELKKEQERKAGERRKIIAERVGQPKPLDGANEATLQGILKQYHARIAALEDAKYDLEYEVRQKDFVINELTIQVNDLRGKFVKPALKKVSKFDKLKMVAKSTSEVDFRSNLKSVKKETFKLDEGKETVKKDVPEWAAK; encoded by the exons ATGGGAGAC ACCGACGCCGATCGCAGGAGGAAGGACGCCGAGGATGCCCACAGGCGACTCAAGGAA GAGGAGAAGAGAAAGATGGAGGAGAAGGAGAGGAAAAAGGCCGAGGTGCGCAAGCGTCTCGAGGAGGCGGCGAAGGCGAAGAAGGCTGGAGGAAAACGCGGCTTCATGACACCGGAACGCAAGAAGAAGCTCAGG AATCTTCTGAGGAAGAAAGCCGCTGAGGAATTGAAGAAGGAGCAGGAGCGCAAAGCCGGGGAACGCAGGAAGATCATCGCCGAGCGCGTTGGCCAGCCCAAACCTCTGGATGGCGCCAACGAAG CCACCCTTCAGGGAATCCTCAAGCAGTACCACGCCCGGATAGCGGCGCTAGAAGACGCCAAGTACGACCTGGAATATGAAGTCAGGCAGAAGGACTTCGTG ATCAACGAGTTGACCATCCAGGTGAACGATCTTCGTGGCAAGTT CGTGAAGCCGGCCCTCAAGAAGGTTTCCAA GTTCGACAAGCTCAAAATGGTCGCCAAGAGTACCTCGGAGGTTGACTTCAGGTCGAACCTTAAGTCAGTCAAGAAAGAAACCTTCAAGCTTGATGAGGGCAAGGAGACG GTCAAGAAGGACGTGCCAGAATGGGCCGCGAAGTAG
- the LOC119450310 gene encoding troponin I-like isoform X4: MGDEEKRKMEEKERKKAEVRKRLEEAAKAKKAGGKRGFMTPERKKKLRNLLRKKAAEELKKEQERKAGERRKIIAERVGQPKPLDGANEATLQGILKQYHARIAALEDAKYDLEYEVRQKDFVINELTIQVNDLRGKFVKPALKKVSKFDKLKMVAKSTSEVDFRSNLKSVKKETFKLDEGKETEKKPEWALGSKKENEE, encoded by the exons ATGGGAGAC GAGGAGAAGAGAAAGATGGAGGAGAAGGAGAGGAAAAAGGCCGAGGTGCGCAAGCGTCTCGAGGAGGCGGCGAAGGCGAAGAAGGCTGGAGGAAAACGCGGCTTCATGACACCGGAACGCAAGAAGAAGCTCAGG AATCTTCTGAGGAAGAAAGCCGCTGAGGAATTGAAGAAGGAGCAGGAGCGCAAAGCCGGGGAACGCAGGAAGATCATCGCCGAGCGCGTTGGCCAGCCCAAACCTCTGGATGGCGCCAACGAAG CCACCCTTCAGGGAATCCTCAAGCAGTACCACGCCCGGATAGCGGCGCTAGAAGACGCCAAGTACGACCTGGAATATGAAGTCAGGCAGAAGGACTTCGTG ATCAACGAGTTGACCATCCAGGTGAACGATCTTCGTGGCAAGTT CGTGAAGCCGGCCCTCAAGAAGGTTTCCAA GTTCGACAAGCTCAAAATGGTCGCCAAGAGTACCTCGGAGGTTGACTTCAGGTCGAACCTTAAGTCAGTCAAGAAAGAAACCTTCAAGCTTGATGAGGGCAAGGAGACG GAAAAGAAACCAGAATGGGCCCTCGGATCCAAGAAGGAGAACGAGGAATAA
- the LOC119450310 gene encoding troponin I-like isoform X1 → MGDTDADRRRKDAEDAHRRLKEEEKRKMEEKERKKAEVRKRLEEAAKAKKAGGKRGFMTPERKKKLRNLLRKKAAEELKKEQERKAGERRKIIAERVGQPKPLDGANEATLQGILKQYHARIAALEDAKYDLEYEVRQKDFVINELTIQVNDLRGKFVKPALKKVSKFDKLKMVAKSTSEVDFRSNLKSVKKETFKLDEGKETEKKPEWALGSKKENEE, encoded by the exons ATGGGAGAC ACCGACGCCGATCGCAGGAGGAAGGACGCCGAGGATGCCCACAGGCGACTCAAGGAA GAGGAGAAGAGAAAGATGGAGGAGAAGGAGAGGAAAAAGGCCGAGGTGCGCAAGCGTCTCGAGGAGGCGGCGAAGGCGAAGAAGGCTGGAGGAAAACGCGGCTTCATGACACCGGAACGCAAGAAGAAGCTCAGG AATCTTCTGAGGAAGAAAGCCGCTGAGGAATTGAAGAAGGAGCAGGAGCGCAAAGCCGGGGAACGCAGGAAGATCATCGCCGAGCGCGTTGGCCAGCCCAAACCTCTGGATGGCGCCAACGAAG CCACCCTTCAGGGAATCCTCAAGCAGTACCACGCCCGGATAGCGGCGCTAGAAGACGCCAAGTACGACCTGGAATATGAAGTCAGGCAGAAGGACTTCGTG ATCAACGAGTTGACCATCCAGGTGAACGATCTTCGTGGCAAGTT CGTGAAGCCGGCCCTCAAGAAGGTTTCCAA GTTCGACAAGCTCAAAATGGTCGCCAAGAGTACCTCGGAGGTTGACTTCAGGTCGAACCTTAAGTCAGTCAAGAAAGAAACCTTCAAGCTTGATGAGGGCAAGGAGACG GAAAAGAAACCAGAATGGGCCCTCGGATCCAAGAAGGAGAACGAGGAATAA